Genomic segment of Shewanella sp. OMA3-2:
GCTTAAAACCTTGATTCAGTTTATTGGCCATTTAAGCTTGGCCTGTAAAGGACAAAACCTGGAACTGGATAATAAATTAGCCAAATTACGTCATCAACTGCATGATTATGAGCAAATTGACGAAGCACTGCCTGAATTAGTGGATATTGAAAGAATTTTGAAAGGTCAGTATCACCACACTATGACTCAGCTTGAAGAAAGCAGACTAGGCCTTGCTAGAGTAATAAGACAGATTCAACGGGTCAATTCAGCACCCGATAAAGTCAAAAAAGAAATCAACTATTTCAAGCAAGATCTCAACAAACCTTTTCACACTGTATGGGAATACATACCTAAAGTTGAAAAGCTTATTGGTTTTTACGAAGAGATTTTACAACAACAATTTACCGATGTAGACAATTACGACATATTACCCCAGCATATTCAACTTGCGCGAGAGCTAGCAATAAAAATATCTGAAATAGAGTTTCGTAAAGATCAACGCGATCAAATTTTGGTCATGAAAGAAGTATTACTAGGTGATATTACCTTAAATACCTTACTTGAATCGTATCAAACTATTTTAAGCTTATTATTAGATAATATTGCCAGAGAGAAATCAGCCTCCCAGGATTTTCTATACGCGCTAAATGATGCTTTAACCGTTGTCCGTGATGTCGTTAATAATTCGTATAATAACAACGAGCGAAGCCATCAACTGAAACAACAGTTAAATAAAGAAATTAACTTAAGAGTGGATAATGCCGGTGGCATTATCACCAAAGTTGACGACCTAAATGATTTAAAAACGCAGCTAACAGTGCAGTTATCCTCTCTTCGTGATGTGTTATCCCGTAAAGAAGCACTGGAACAACGTGAACAAACGATATTACGTAAGTCTATTGACGCTATGCGTAAAGAGCTTAACAGTATTACTCAAGAAGCAAACTGTTATAAAGAGAAACTGTTTGAACACCAAAAGCTT
This window contains:
- a CDS encoding GGDEF domain-containing protein, which produces MNDSEIAVSQIALMKQKLHAARTALEDINKDRNDKLKTLIQFIGHLSLACKGQNLELDNKLAKLRHQLHDYEQIDEALPELVDIERILKGQYHHTMTQLEESRLGLARVIRQIQRVNSAPDKVKKEINYFKQDLNKPFHTVWEYIPKVEKLIGFYEEILQQQFTDVDNYDILPQHIQLARELAIKISEIEFRKDQRDQILVMKEVLLGDITLNTLLESYQTILSLLLDNIAREKSASQDFLYALNDALTVVRDVVNNSYNNNERSHQLKQQLNKEINLRVDNAGGIITKVDDLNDLKTQLTVQLSSLRDVLSRKEALEQREQTILRKSIDAMRKELNSITQEANCYKEKLFEHQKLNLLDPLTQLANRTALEDRMDQEYRNHIRFKTPLWIAITDIDHFKSVNDNFGHSTGDKTLQVIAMALKNSLRDSEFVARYGGEEFVLLLPDVTEEHIAALLNRVREKVKNIPFKFKNQRITVTLSIGAAQVMDNETIEEAFERADTALYKAKNNGRDRVVIDI